CAAAGTTTTCCACGCTGGTCAGTTCTGTCATGGAAACGTGATATAACCACGCGATCCTGACCGAGCGAGGCCCGCACCCGTTATGGATCGCGGCTTTTACCTGATTCTGGGCGCGCAGTTCCTGTCGGCGCTCGCGGACAATGCGCTGTTCATTGCCGCCCTCGCGCTGCTGCGCGAATCGGCAGCCCCCGAGTGGCATCAATCGATGCTGCTGTGGAGCTTCACCGTCTCCTATGTGGTGCTGGCGCCGTTTGCCGGTGCCTTTGCCGATGCCTTGCACAAGGGCCAGGTGATGATGCTGTGCAACGGCATCAAGATCCTCGGCTGTATCGGCATGCTGGTGGGCGCCCCGCCTATCCTCGCCTATGCGCTGGTCGGCTTCGGTGCCGCCGCCTACTCGCCCGCCAAGTACGGGCTGATCACCGAATACCTGCCGCACGAGAAGCTGGTGGCCGCCAACGGCTGGCTGGAAGGCGCCACGGTGACGGCCATCATCTTCGGTACCGTGATCGGTGGCGCGCTGATCGGCGACCGGATGTCGGTCCTGATCGCCGACTGGGGCCTGGAGCTGGGCCATGCCGACTGGCTGAGCGCCGCACAGTTCGCGGTGCTGTGCGTACTGCTGGTCTACTTCGCCGCCGCCTGGGTCAATCTCTATATACCGCGGCTCAATGTGCAGCTGAAACCGCTGCGCGCAGCACCGACCGCACTGATCCGCGAATTCATCCATTGCGTGGCGCGGCTGTGGCGTGATCCGCAAGGCCAGTTGTCGCTGGCCGTGACCACGCTGTTCTGGGGCGCCGGCGCCACCATGCGGCTGGTGGTGATCAACTGGGCAGTGCTGTGGCTGTCGTTCAGCATGGAACAGGCGACGCGGCTCGTTGCCATCGTCGCCTTCGGCACCGCCTTCGGCGCGGTGCTTGCCGGGCGCTACGTGCCACTGAAACGTGCCTTCGCCGTGCTGCCAGCCGGCGTGGCCATGGGTGTTCTGGTGATCGCGATGCAGTTTGTCAACCAAACCTGGCTCGCCGCGTTGCTGATGTTCATCGTCGGCGGGCTGGCCGGGTTCTTCGTCGTTCCACTCAACGCCATGCTGCAGCACCGAGGCCATCTGCTGATGGGTGCCGGGCATTCGATTGCCGTGCAGAACTTCAACGAGAACCTCGGCATCCTCGTCATGGTCGGAGCACATGCCTTGCTGGTTTCGCATTTCAGCAAGGCGCTGCCGGCCGATGCGCCGGCGGTGGTGGCCCAGCAGTTCGCCGGCGGGGTGCCGCCGATGGCGGTGATCATCACCGGCTTCGGCCTCTTCGTCGCACTGACCATGATCTGGATTACCCGTCGTTATCGGCGGGGCTTACGCGCAGGCATCATGCATGATTAGAACAACACGACTCCTTGCCCCGCTTCTGCTCGCCCTGCTCGCCGCCTGTGGCCAGAAGGACAAGAAACCGCACGAACCACCGACACCCAAGGTCGCCGTCGTCGCCGCCGCCAGCGAGAACGTGCCGCTGACGATCTCCGCCCAAGGCAATGTCGTCGCCATCAACCAGGTGGACATCCGTCCGCAGATTTCCAGCACCGTGCGCCAGGTCCATATCAAGGATGGGCAGGACATCGTCGCCGGCCAACTGCTGTTCACCCTCGACGCCCGCGAGGACGAGACCGGGCTCGAACGCAATGCCGCGGTGATCCGCAAGAACCAGGCGGACCTCGCACTCGCCGAGCAGAACCTGCGTCGCAACAAGGAGCTCGCCAAGTCGGGCTTCCTGTCGCCCAGCGCCGTCGACACCTCGCAAAGCCAGGTCGATTCGCTGAAGGCCGAGCTCGCTGCCGCGCGCTCCGACTTCGCTACCAGCCAGGTCAAGGTGTCCTACACCCGCATCAACGCGCCGTTCTCCGGTCGCGCGGGCGCCATCAACGTGCATCCGGGCAGCCTGGTGCAACCCGGCAGCGCCGACCCGATGCTGACGCTGGTGCAGCTCGATCCGATCCAGATCGAGTTCACTGCGCCCGAAGCCGAGCTGCCGGCGCTGCTGGCAAGCCAGGCCAAGGGCGAGCTGGTGGCACGCGCGCGCCTCGCCGATGGCACCGCACGCAATGGCCGCGTGGTGTTCATCGACAATGCGGTCGATCGCAACGCCGGCACCATCAAGCTGAAAGCCGAGTTCGCCAATGCCGACCGCCAGCTGTGGCCGGGCCTGTTCGCCCGGGTCGAAGTCGATGCCGGCGTGCAAGCCGGCGCAGTGGTGCTGCCCGCCGAGGCCGTCCTCAGCGGCCCCGAGCGTCGCTTCGTCTACGTGCTGCAGGACGACGGCACGGTGAAGGACCAGCCGGTGAAGGTGCAGCGCATCGTCGCCGAGCGCGCGGTGGTCGACGGCGTGGCTGCCGGCACCAAGGTGGTCCGCGAGGGCGGCCAGAACCTGCGCCCCGGCGCCAAGGTCACCGTGGTGCAGCCGGGTGAGCGCCCGGCCACCAAGGTCGCCAGCGAGGCGGGCCGATGAACATCTCCGAGCTGTGCATCCGCCGCCCGGTCGCCACTTATCTGGTCTGGATCGCCGTCGTCATCGCCGGCATCGCTGCGTGGTTGAAGCTGCCGATCTCGGCGCTGCCGACCTACGACACCCCGACCATCAACGTGTCGGCCAACCTGCCCGGCGCCAGCCCGGAAACCATGGCCACCTCGGTGGCGACGCCGCTGGAGAAGCAGTTCTCCACCATTCCCGGTATCAATGTGATCACCTCGTCGAGCACGCTCGGCAGTACCTCGATCACGCTGGAATTCGATCCCAGCCGCGACATTGATTCGGCAGCCGGCGACGTGCAGGCGGCGCTCTATCGCGCCAACCGCGCGCTGCCGGACGACATGACGAGCCCGCCGTCGTACCGCAAGGTCAACCCGTCCGATGCCCCCATCCTGCTGATCGCGCTGTCGTCGCCATCGTTGTCGCTGGCCGAACTCAACGACTACTCCGACAACCTGGTCGCCCCGGCGCTCTCCACCATCAATGGCGTCGCCCAGGTCAACGTGTTCGGCCAGAAGAAGTACGCGGTACGCATCGAGGTCGACCCGGAAAAGCTCGCCGCGCGCGACCTGACGCTGCCCGAGCTCGCCAGCAGTCTGCGCAACGCCAATTCCAACTCACCAGTCGGCCAGCTCGAAGGCAAGCGCCAGGTGCTGATCCTGCAGACCGGTCAGTTGAAGAATGCAGCGGATTTCGTCCCGCTGATCGTTGCGGTGAAGAACGGCCAGCCGGTGCGGCTCGCCGAGATCGCCACCATCAACGACAGCGTCGAGAGCGTGAAGAGCGGCAGCTGGGTAAACGGCGAACGCTCCATCGTGCTGGCAGTACAGCGCCAGCCCGGCGCCAATACGGTGGCCGTGGTCGATGCGATCCGCGCCACACTGCCCAAGCTCAAGGCCCAGTTGCCCGGCTCGGTCGAGATCAAGGAACTGAACGATCGCTCGCGCTCGGTGCGCGAAGCCATCCACGATGTGAACCTCACGCTGCTCGGTACCGTAGCGCTGGTGGTGCTGGTGATCCTGCTGTTCCTGCGCCGGCTCTCGGCCACGCTGATCCCATCGGTATCGGTGCCGCTGTCCATCCTCGCCACCTTCGCGCTGATGCTGTGGTTCGGCTACAGCCTCGACAACATCTCGCTGATGGGCCTGACCATCGCCGTCGGCCTCGTCGTCGACGACGCCATCGTGGTGCTGGAGAACATCGTGCGCCATATCGAGGACGGCATGAAACCGTTCGAGGCGGCGATCCGCGGCGCGCGCGAGGTCGGCTTCACCGTGGTATCGATCTCGATCTCGCTGGTGGCGGTATTCATCCCCATCTTCTTCATGCCGGGCGTGATCGGCCGGTTGTTCCACGAATTCGCCGCCGTGGTCTCGCTCGCCATCCTGGTCTCGGCCGGCGTTTCGCTCACGCTGGTGCCACTCCTGGCCTCACGCTTCATCAAGCACGAGCCGGAACACGCGACCAAGCCGGAAGCCGGCTGGAGCCGCTTTTTCGAAGGCCTGTTCGAGCGCACGCTCGGCGGCTACCGCCGCACGCTGGATTGGGGCCTGGCGCACCAGTGGGTGATCCTGCTGGTGGCACTCGCGACCTTCATCCTGACCGCTTGGCTCTACGTGATCTCGCCCAAGGGCTTCTTCCCGCAGGAGGACATCGGCCAGATCCAGGGCACGGTGGAAGGCCCGCAGGACATCGCCTACGAGGCGCTGCTCGCGGCACAGCAGGATATCGCCCGGCGGGTGCAGGCCAATCCCAATGTCGAATACGTGGTGTCCAACGTCGGCAACTCGGGCAATAGTGGCCGGTTGTTCATCAACCTGAAGCCACGCGGCGAGCGCGCCAAGATGCAGCAGGTGCTGGAAAGCCTGCGCCGCGATACCGGCGGCATGCCGGGCGTGCGGGTGTTCTTCCGCCCCACGCAGAACCTCAGCGTCGGCGGGCGGCAATCGTCGTCGAGCTACCAGTACACGTTGCAGTCGGTACGCGCCGATGGCCTTTACGACTGGGCCGACAAGCTGATGGCCGCGTTGCGCCAGTCCAACGTCGTGGTCGATGTGACATCGGACGTGAAGAAGGATGGCCTGCAGGCAAGGCTGACCATCGACTCCGACCGCGCACAGTTGCTGGGCGTGGACATGCAGACGCTGCGTGACACGCTGTACGCCGCCTTCGGCAGCCGTGAAGTGTCCACGCTCTACCTGCCGCAGGACAGCTACCCGGTGATCATGGAGCTGGACGAGGACTACCGGCGCGACGAGGCCGATGTCGACCAGGTGCGCGTGCGCAGTCGCGACGGCACGCTGGTACCGCTCTCATCCATCGTCAAGGTCAGCCGCGAACCGGTGAACACGGCTGTCAACCACCAGGCGCAGCTGCCGGCCGTGACCATCTCGTTCAACCTGGCGCCCGGCCATTCGCTGTCGGAAGCGGCCGCCGAGATCGAAGCCGCCAAGGCGAAGATCAACATGCCGGACGTGGTGTTCGGTGGCTTTGCTGGCGAGGCGGCGCTGTTTGCCGATACCCAGACCACGCAACTGTGGCTGATCCTGATCGCGGTCGCGGTGATCTACCTGATCCTCGGCATGCTGTACGAGAGCTGGATCCACCCGGTGACCATCCTCGCCGGCATTCCGTCGGCGGCCATCGGCGCGCTGCTGTCGCTGGAGCTGGTGGGGCTGGAGCTCAGCTTTATCGCCCTGGTCGGCATCCTGCTGCTGGTCGGCATCGTCAAGAAGAACGCCATCATGATGATCGACTTCGCGCTGGAGGCGCAGCGCGGCCAGGGCATGAGCCCGTTCGACGCGATCCGCCAGGCCTGCCTGCTGCGCTTCCGACCCATCATGATGACCACCTTCGCCGCCGCGATGGGCGCGCTGCCGATCGCGCTCGGCATCGGTGCCGGTGCCGAATTGCGCCAGCCGCTGGGCGTGGCCGTGGTCGGCGGACTGATCTTCTCGCAGCTGATCACGCTCTACATCACCCCGGTGCTGTTCCTCACCTTCGACGCCATCGCCCGCCGCTGGCAGCGCGAACGGCCGGTCGCACTGCACGACGAACTGCCGCGCTGAGAAGACAAACGCAACAGTCCGGCCGCAACGGACTGTTGCGTAAATCGCAGCGGCGCAACCGCAGACTGGTCCTGGCTTGCGAACGCCACGCGCCGATTGTCCTCGTTTGCGATCCCTCCCCTCGCCGGAGGTCTCTCGATCACCCCAGACGTTAACCTGCGCTCGCAGCCCGATTCCGGGCCATGCCAGAACCAAAGGACAACGTCACGATGATCAAACGTATCGCCTTGGCGGCCGCACTCGCCGCCGCCTTCTCCGCCCCTGCCCATGCAGATGTCAGCATCAGCGGTTCGGCTGAAATGGACCTGTTCTACCGCACCAACAACACTGCCGATGGTGATGGAAAGTTGCTCCAGGAAATCGCCATCGTCATCAACGTCGACGGCAAGGACAAACTGGACTCCGGTGACGAACTGACCTGGCGCCTGGCGCAGAAGGTAGCCACCCCCGATCGCTACGACTCCTGGGGCATTCGGGAAGCCTGGATCGCCTACGGCGGCAACTGGGGCCAGCTGAAGTTTGGCAATCAATGGTCGGAAACCTACCTGATCCAGGACTGGCCGTACGGCGCGAAAGGCTTTTCGGGCACCGTGGGTGAAGTGCCAAACGTCGGCTTTGGCCAGGGCATCCGCTATTCCTCGCCGAATTTCGGTGGCTTCAACTTCTCCGCCACCTACGATAGCGGGGATGCATATGGCAATGACGTTCAAGCCTATGAAATCGCAGCGCATTTCGCGGCCGGCAACTTCAATCTGGACGCAGGTTACTTCGCCGCAGACGATGGCAAGCCTGTCCCCGCTGGTCGCTCGTACAGCACTGGTTCCACGCCGTCGACCACCCGACCCAACG
This region of Chitinolyticbacter meiyuanensis genomic DNA includes:
- a CDS encoding porin, which produces MIKRIALAAALAAAFSAPAHADVSISGSAEMDLFYRTNNTADGDGKLLQEIAIVINVDGKDKLDSGDELTWRLAQKVATPDRYDSWGIREAWIAYGGNWGQLKFGNQWSETYLIQDWPYGAKGFSGTVGEVPNVGFGQGIRYSSPNFGGFNFSATYDSGDAYGNDVQAYEIAAHFAAGNFNLDAGYFAADDGKPVPAGRSYSTGSTPSTTRPNGLTEEIGGGYANWIVGGRAQFGDVSLRAAVRGASDESAAGIDADQIGYLLGGTYSFGKQALSLGYFWQDAERDGQKQDDNTFQTIGFQWDYSLSKNTGAFVQIRHHLVGGDWNNNAVIFQNADGLAKGDNATRFLIGTWTGF
- a CDS encoding efflux RND transporter permease subunit: MNISELCIRRPVATYLVWIAVVIAGIAAWLKLPISALPTYDTPTINVSANLPGASPETMATSVATPLEKQFSTIPGINVITSSSTLGSTSITLEFDPSRDIDSAAGDVQAALYRANRALPDDMTSPPSYRKVNPSDAPILLIALSSPSLSLAELNDYSDNLVAPALSTINGVAQVNVFGQKKYAVRIEVDPEKLAARDLTLPELASSLRNANSNSPVGQLEGKRQVLILQTGQLKNAADFVPLIVAVKNGQPVRLAEIATINDSVESVKSGSWVNGERSIVLAVQRQPGANTVAVVDAIRATLPKLKAQLPGSVEIKELNDRSRSVREAIHDVNLTLLGTVALVVLVILLFLRRLSATLIPSVSVPLSILATFALMLWFGYSLDNISLMGLTIAVGLVVDDAIVVLENIVRHIEDGMKPFEAAIRGAREVGFTVVSISISLVAVFIPIFFMPGVIGRLFHEFAAVVSLAILVSAGVSLTLVPLLASRFIKHEPEHATKPEAGWSRFFEGLFERTLGGYRRTLDWGLAHQWVILLVALATFILTAWLYVISPKGFFPQEDIGQIQGTVEGPQDIAYEALLAAQQDIARRVQANPNVEYVVSNVGNSGNSGRLFINLKPRGERAKMQQVLESLRRDTGGMPGVRVFFRPTQNLSVGGRQSSSSYQYTLQSVRADGLYDWADKLMAALRQSNVVVDVTSDVKKDGLQARLTIDSDRAQLLGVDMQTLRDTLYAAFGSREVSTLYLPQDSYPVIMELDEDYRRDEADVDQVRVRSRDGTLVPLSSIVKVSREPVNTAVNHQAQLPAVTISFNLAPGHSLSEAAAEIEAAKAKINMPDVVFGGFAGEAALFADTQTTQLWLILIAVAVIYLILGMLYESWIHPVTILAGIPSAAIGALLSLELVGLELSFIALVGILLLVGIVKKNAIMMIDFALEAQRGQGMSPFDAIRQACLLRFRPIMMTTFAAAMGALPIALGIGAGAELRQPLGVAVVGGLIFSQLITLYITPVLFLTFDAIARRWQRERPVALHDELPR
- the lplT gene encoding lysophospholipid transporter LplT: MDRGFYLILGAQFLSALADNALFIAALALLRESAAPEWHQSMLLWSFTVSYVVLAPFAGAFADALHKGQVMMLCNGIKILGCIGMLVGAPPILAYALVGFGAAAYSPAKYGLITEYLPHEKLVAANGWLEGATVTAIIFGTVIGGALIGDRMSVLIADWGLELGHADWLSAAQFAVLCVLLVYFAAAWVNLYIPRLNVQLKPLRAAPTALIREFIHCVARLWRDPQGQLSLAVTTLFWGAGATMRLVVINWAVLWLSFSMEQATRLVAIVAFGTAFGAVLAGRYVPLKRAFAVLPAGVAMGVLVIAMQFVNQTWLAALLMFIVGGLAGFFVVPLNAMLQHRGHLLMGAGHSIAVQNFNENLGILVMVGAHALLVSHFSKALPADAPAVVAQQFAGGVPPMAVIITGFGLFVALTMIWITRRYRRGLRAGIMHD
- a CDS encoding efflux RND transporter periplasmic adaptor subunit; the encoded protein is MIRTTRLLAPLLLALLAACGQKDKKPHEPPTPKVAVVAAASENVPLTISAQGNVVAINQVDIRPQISSTVRQVHIKDGQDIVAGQLLFTLDAREDETGLERNAAVIRKNQADLALAEQNLRRNKELAKSGFLSPSAVDTSQSQVDSLKAELAAARSDFATSQVKVSYTRINAPFSGRAGAINVHPGSLVQPGSADPMLTLVQLDPIQIEFTAPEAELPALLASQAKGELVARARLADGTARNGRVVFIDNAVDRNAGTIKLKAEFANADRQLWPGLFARVEVDAGVQAGAVVLPAEAVLSGPERRFVYVLQDDGTVKDQPVKVQRIVAERAVVDGVAAGTKVVREGGQNLRPGAKVTVVQPGERPATKVASEAGR